One Nocardioides oleivorans DNA segment encodes these proteins:
- a CDS encoding Bax inhibitor-1/YccA family membrane protein, producing MKSNNPVFARSEEFNRASSNTYGNQTYAGGGAAYPGYGDTTDPSTWGTGTPGQVDRGRMTIDSVVQKTAISIALVFVAAFATWWWIGDVVVDNFVDNDALAKAQMLSVVGAGGAFLLSLVNSFKRVISPALVMAFALAEGVALGAISKYFDAAYPGVVTQAVLGTFAAFVGTLAAYKFLNIKVGDKFRRGVVAGMFGMVGLGLMSLVLSFFGINTGLFGMGGLGLLFAVAGLVLGVFMLILDFDFVENGVTAGLPERESWRAAFGLTVSLVWIYTNLLRILAIMRGD from the coding sequence ATGAAGAGCAACAACCCCGTTTTCGCCCGTTCCGAGGAGTTCAACCGCGCCTCGTCGAACACCTACGGAAACCAGACCTACGCCGGTGGCGGCGCGGCCTACCCGGGCTACGGCGACACCACCGACCCCTCCACCTGGGGCACCGGCACGCCCGGCCAGGTCGACCGGGGTCGCATGACGATCGACTCGGTGGTCCAGAAGACCGCCATCTCCATCGCCCTCGTCTTCGTCGCCGCCTTCGCCACCTGGTGGTGGATCGGTGACGTGGTCGTCGACAACTTCGTCGACAACGACGCACTCGCCAAGGCGCAGATGCTGTCCGTGGTGGGCGCCGGTGGCGCGTTCCTGCTGTCGCTGGTCAACTCCTTCAAGCGGGTCATCAGCCCCGCCCTGGTGATGGCCTTCGCCCTCGCCGAGGGTGTCGCGCTCGGTGCGATCAGCAAGTACTTCGACGCGGCCTACCCCGGCGTGGTCACGCAGGCCGTGCTCGGCACCTTCGCCGCCTTCGTCGGCACCCTGGCCGCCTACAAGTTCCTCAACATCAAGGTGGGCGACAAGTTCCGCCGCGGCGTCGTCGCCGGCATGTTCGGCATGGTGGGCCTCGGCCTGATGTCGCTGGTGCTGAGCTTCTTCGGCATCAACACCGGCCTCTTCGGCATGGGCGGCCTCGGCCTCCTCTTCGCCGTCGCCGGCCTGGTGCTCGGTGTCTTCATGCTGATCCTCGACTTCGACTTCGTCGAGAACGGCGTCACCGCCGGTCTCCCGGAGCGCGAGTCGTGGCGGGCGGCCTTCGGCCTGACCGTCAGCCTGGTCTGGATCTACACCAACCTGCTCCGGATCCTCGCGATCATGCGTGGCGACTGA
- a CDS encoding SGNH/GDSL hydrolase family protein, which translates to MGATGAARKLASAAALGGGGLSVVGAGLYGLLVAEAKVARKAIGNAEDIPPDATGWYGRGRPAPAIRIALLGDSSAAGYGVDRVEETPGAQLASGLAHQADRRVHLRSFAVVGAQSSALAEQVDHALTTHPDLAVVLIGANDVTHSVLPSASVRHLAEGVRRLREEGVVVVVGTCPDLGTIRPIPPPLKQVAREWSRRLAAAQTITVVENGGRSVSLGDILGPEFYAAPALLFGPDRFHPSADGYKQLASVLVPSCLAALDLLPDDEVMPEPLRREGILPVAAAAVRAARTPGTEVDGTEVGGNQRGLRGRWVELRHRRRRPSTDAESPGEHEDHESVDAAGGE; encoded by the coding sequence GTGGGGGCAACAGGAGCAGCACGCAAGCTGGCATCGGCCGCTGCGCTCGGCGGGGGCGGGCTCTCCGTCGTCGGCGCCGGCCTCTACGGGCTGCTGGTCGCCGAGGCCAAGGTGGCCCGCAAGGCGATCGGCAACGCCGAGGACATCCCGCCCGACGCGACCGGCTGGTACGGCCGCGGCCGGCCCGCGCCGGCGATCCGGATCGCCCTGCTCGGCGACTCCAGCGCCGCGGGCTACGGAGTCGACCGGGTCGAGGAGACGCCCGGCGCCCAGCTGGCCAGCGGCCTCGCCCACCAGGCCGACCGTCGCGTCCACCTGCGCTCCTTCGCCGTGGTCGGCGCCCAGTCGAGCGCGCTGGCCGAGCAGGTGGACCACGCACTGACCACCCACCCCGACCTCGCCGTCGTGCTCATCGGCGCCAACGACGTCACCCACTCCGTGCTGCCCTCCGCGTCGGTGCGGCACCTCGCAGAAGGTGTACGCCGCCTGCGCGAGGAGGGCGTCGTCGTGGTCGTCGGCACGTGCCCCGACCTCGGCACGATCCGGCCGATCCCGCCGCCGCTGAAGCAGGTGGCGCGCGAGTGGTCGCGCCGGCTCGCGGCCGCGCAGACCATCACGGTCGTCGAGAACGGCGGTCGCTCGGTCTCGCTCGGCGACATCCTCGGGCCCGAGTTCTACGCCGCCCCCGCGTTGCTCTTCGGGCCCGACCGCTTCCACCCGTCCGCCGACGGCTACAAGCAGCTCGCCTCGGTGCTCGTCCCGTCGTGCCTGGCCGCGCTCGACCTGCTGCCCGACGACGAGGTGATGCCCGAGCCGCTGCGGCGCGAGGGCATCCTGCCGGTCGCGGCCGCCGCCGTACGTGCCGCGCGCACGCCCGGCACCGAGGTAGACGGCACGGAGGTCGGCGGCAACCAGCGCGGCCTCCGCGGCCGCTGGGTCGAGCTCCGGCACCGCCGTCGCCGCCCCTCGACCGACGCCGAGTCGCCGGGCGAGCACGAGGACCACGAGTCCGTCGACGCTGCGGGCGGTGAGTGA
- a CDS encoding cystathionine beta-synthase produces the protein MQYVNSLLDLIGNTPLVRLGRTLDLPETAADGPLVLAKVEYLNPGGSVKDRIASRMIEAAEASGELQPGGTIVEPTSGNTGVGLAMVAQQKGYKCIFVCPDKVSEDKRNVLKAYGAEVVVCPTAVAPEHPDSYYNVSDRLSKQPGAWKPDQYSNPHNPRSHYETTGPEIWAQTEGRITHFVTGMGTGGTISGVGRYLKEQNPDVQVIGADPAGSVYSGGTGRPYLVEGVGEDFWPDTYDRSVADRVIEVSDADSFAFTRRLAREEAMLVGGSAGMAAFAARQLAHELTEAGRTDAVVVVLLPDSGRGYLTKVFNDEWLGQYGFATGAQADHRTVGEVLRGKSGQLPDLVHTHPSETIAEAVHIFQEYGVSQMPVVRAEPPIVAAEVAGSVSVSTLLDALFAGTAKLNDPVEDHMSPAMPTIGSTEAAADAVTLLEKADAVLVHEDGKPIGVLTRQDLLTFVAAS, from the coding sequence GTGCAGTACGTGAACTCGCTCCTCGACCTCATCGGCAACACCCCGCTCGTCCGGCTGGGCCGGACGCTGGACCTCCCGGAGACCGCAGCAGACGGTCCGCTGGTCCTGGCGAAGGTGGAGTACCTCAACCCCGGCGGGTCCGTGAAGGACCGCATCGCCAGCCGGATGATCGAGGCCGCCGAGGCCTCGGGGGAGCTCCAGCCCGGCGGCACGATCGTCGAGCCGACCTCCGGCAACACCGGCGTCGGCCTCGCGATGGTGGCCCAGCAGAAGGGCTACAAATGCATCTTCGTGTGCCCCGACAAGGTCAGCGAGGACAAGCGCAACGTGCTCAAGGCCTACGGCGCCGAGGTCGTCGTGTGCCCGACCGCCGTCGCGCCCGAGCACCCCGACTCCTACTACAACGTGAGCGACCGGCTCTCGAAGCAGCCCGGCGCCTGGAAGCCCGACCAGTACTCCAACCCCCACAACCCGCGCTCCCACTACGAGACCACCGGTCCGGAGATCTGGGCGCAGACGGAGGGGAGGATCACCCACTTCGTCACCGGCATGGGCACCGGCGGCACCATCAGCGGCGTCGGGCGCTACCTCAAGGAGCAGAACCCCGACGTGCAGGTCATCGGCGCCGACCCGGCCGGCTCGGTCTACTCCGGCGGCACCGGTCGCCCCTACCTCGTCGAGGGCGTCGGTGAGGACTTCTGGCCCGACACCTACGACCGCTCCGTGGCCGACCGCGTCATCGAGGTCTCCGACGCCGACTCCTTCGCCTTCACCCGCCGCCTCGCCCGCGAGGAGGCGATGCTCGTCGGGGGCTCGGCCGGGATGGCGGCCTTCGCGGCGCGCCAGCTCGCCCACGAGCTGACCGAGGCCGGCCGGACCGACGCCGTCGTCGTCGTGCTGCTGCCCGACTCCGGTCGCGGCTACCTCACCAAGGTCTTCAACGACGAGTGGCTCGGCCAGTACGGCTTCGCCACCGGCGCGCAGGCCGACCACCGCACGGTCGGGGAGGTGCTGCGCGGCAAGTCCGGGCAGCTGCCGGACCTGGTCCACACGCACCCGAGCGAGACCATCGCCGAGGCCGTCCACATCTTCCAGGAGTACGGCGTCAGCCAGATGCCTGTCGTCCGGGCCGAGCCGCCGATCGTGGCTGCCGAGGTCGCGGGCTCGGTGTCGGTCTCGACGCTCCTCGACGCGCTCTTCGCCGGCACGGCGAAGCTCAACGACCCGGTCGAGGACCACATGTCGCCGGCCATGCCGACCATCGGCTCCACCGAGGCGGCCGCCGACGCGGTGACGCTGCTCGAGAAGGCCGACGCGGTCCTCGTGCACGAGGACGGCAAGCCCATCGGCGTGCTCACCCGCCAGGACCTGCTGACCTTCGTGGCGGCCTCGTGA
- a CDS encoding TSUP family transporter, whose product MADLSLEVVAFLVLAALVAGFVDAVVGGGGLVQLPALLIGLPGASVVQIAATNKLASFCGTSISAATYVRRIRPDPRTFLPLMLAAGLGSAGGALVASLLPRSAFDPIILGVLVLVGGYVWFRPSVGELTRLRFQGGQHLTAVVLTGLTIGFYDGSIGPGTGSFLVFALVGLLGYNFLEASAKAKLANWATNLAALIVFIPQGAVIWPLALVMAAANIAGGYLGARLAMARGAKFVRAFFLVVVSGFVVRIGGGLIGWW is encoded by the coding sequence GTGGCCGACCTGTCCCTCGAGGTCGTCGCCTTCCTGGTCCTCGCCGCGCTCGTCGCGGGCTTCGTCGACGCCGTCGTCGGCGGCGGGGGACTGGTCCAGCTCCCCGCACTCCTCATCGGCCTGCCCGGCGCCTCGGTCGTGCAGATCGCGGCCACCAACAAGCTGGCCTCGTTCTGCGGCACCAGCATCAGCGCAGCGACGTACGTCCGGCGCATCCGTCCCGACCCGCGCACGTTCCTGCCGCTGATGCTCGCCGCCGGCCTCGGGTCGGCGGGTGGCGCGCTGGTCGCCTCGCTGCTGCCGCGCAGCGCGTTCGACCCGATCATCCTGGGGGTCCTGGTGCTCGTCGGCGGCTACGTCTGGTTCCGGCCGAGCGTCGGCGAGCTGACCCGGCTGCGGTTCCAGGGAGGACAGCACCTGACGGCCGTAGTGCTGACCGGCCTCACGATCGGCTTCTACGACGGGTCCATCGGCCCGGGCACCGGGTCGTTCCTGGTCTTCGCGCTCGTCGGCCTGCTCGGCTACAACTTCCTCGAGGCCTCGGCGAAGGCCAAGCTCGCCAACTGGGCGACCAACCTCGCCGCGCTGATCGTCTTCATCCCGCAGGGCGCCGTGATCTGGCCGCTCGCGCTGGTGATGGCGGCAGCCAACATCGCCGGGGGCTACCTCGGCGCCCGGCTCGCGATGGCGCGCGGCGCGAAGTTCGTGCGGGCGTTCTTCCTCGTGGTGGTCTCCGGGTTCGTGGTCCGCATCGGCGGAGGCCTGATCGGCTGGTGGTGA
- a CDS encoding YihY/virulence factor BrkB family protein produces MLGFPLAVIYKYFDDQGPYLASALTYYAFVAIFPLMLLGTSILGLFLRGEPQWQEQILNSALSQFPIIGDELGRPEGLQGSVAGVVFGALAALYGAMGLGQALQNTQHVAWSVPRNSRPNPIYARVKTLILLVTAGFSLLAVTVVTTLASSTDVFGSFVADGLKTFLPLIAVAVVGTFLTLLFRFAATGQHSFWRAAPGGYALAIMWQVLQIGGAAYVDNVLVDTSSMTKTFGLVLGLIGFLWIGAVMAVLAMEVNVVAARRLWPRALLTPFTDNIELTDADRRAYALYAGMQRHKGFEKVSVVWEPSPVEIKAAEAESPAEQPSPEPVEDHKPA; encoded by the coding sequence GTGCTCGGTTTCCCGCTCGCAGTCATCTACAAGTACTTCGACGACCAGGGCCCCTACCTCGCCTCGGCGCTGACCTACTACGCCTTCGTCGCGATCTTTCCGCTGATGCTGCTCGGCACCTCGATCCTGGGCCTCTTCCTCCGCGGCGAGCCGCAGTGGCAGGAGCAGATCCTCAACTCGGCGCTCTCGCAGTTCCCGATCATCGGCGACGAGCTCGGACGCCCCGAGGGCCTGCAGGGGTCGGTGGCCGGTGTCGTGTTCGGTGCGCTCGCCGCGCTCTACGGCGCGATGGGACTGGGCCAGGCCCTGCAGAACACCCAGCACGTCGCCTGGTCCGTGCCGCGCAACAGCCGGCCGAACCCGATCTACGCGCGGGTCAAGACGCTCATCCTGCTCGTCACCGCCGGCTTCTCGCTGCTGGCGGTCACCGTCGTGACGACGCTGGCCAGCAGCACCGACGTGTTCGGCTCGTTCGTCGCCGACGGCCTCAAGACCTTCCTCCCGCTCATCGCGGTGGCCGTCGTCGGCACGTTCCTGACCCTGCTGTTCCGCTTCGCCGCGACCGGCCAGCACTCGTTCTGGCGCGCGGCCCCCGGCGGCTACGCGCTCGCGATCATGTGGCAGGTGCTCCAGATCGGTGGCGCGGCCTACGTCGACAACGTGCTGGTCGACACCTCCTCGATGACCAAGACCTTCGGGCTCGTCCTCGGTCTGATCGGCTTCCTCTGGATCGGCGCGGTCATGGCCGTGCTGGCGATGGAGGTCAACGTCGTCGCCGCGCGCAGGCTGTGGCCGCGCGCGCTGCTGACACCGTTCACCGACAACATCGAGCTCACCGACGCCGACCGCAGGGCCTACGCCCTCTACGCCGGCATGCAGCGGCACAAGGGCTTCGAGAAGGTGTCGGTCGTGTGGGAGCCGAGCCCCGTCGAGATCAAGGCCGCGGAGGCGGAGTCGCCGGCAGAGCAGCCCTCGCCCGAGCCCGTCGAGGACCACAAGCCGGCGTGA
- a CDS encoding YigZ family protein, with protein MTSYATVARAATGEVEDRGSRFLGTVRRVADEDEARALVAALRRAHPDARHHCSAFVIGPRGEVQRSSDDGEPAGTAGAPMLDVLRGAGVSDVAAVVTRWFGGTLLGAGGLVRAYGDAVRAALAEAGTLRRSLLTELALELDHADAGRVEGELRSRGVSVLEVSYDARVRLLLAAPASEVDRVGEIVAAATGGLAGPAPVGERWVDLR; from the coding sequence GTGACGTCGTACGCCACCGTGGCGCGCGCCGCGACCGGCGAGGTCGAGGACCGCGGGTCCCGCTTCCTCGGGACCGTGCGTCGGGTCGCCGACGAGGACGAGGCGCGAGCCCTGGTCGCCGCCCTGCGCCGCGCGCACCCCGACGCGCGGCACCACTGCTCGGCCTTCGTCATCGGCCCGCGTGGCGAGGTGCAGCGCTCGTCCGACGACGGCGAGCCTGCCGGCACGGCCGGGGCCCCGATGCTCGACGTGCTGCGCGGCGCCGGGGTGAGCGACGTCGCGGCCGTCGTGACGCGGTGGTTCGGCGGGACGCTGCTCGGGGCCGGGGGACTGGTCCGTGCCTACGGCGACGCCGTCCGTGCCGCCCTCGCCGAGGCCGGCACGCTCCGCCGGTCGCTGCTCACCGAGCTGGCGCTCGAGCTGGACCACGCCGACGCCGGCCGGGTCGAGGGAGAGCTCCGCTCGCGCGGGGTGAGCGTCCTCGAGGTGTCGTACGACGCCCGCGTCCGGCTGCTCCTCGCCGCACCTGCCTCGGAGGTGGACCGGGTCGGCGAGATCGTCGCCGCCGCGACGGGCGGCCTCGCCGGGCCCGCGCCGGTCGGCGAGCGCTGGGTCGACCTCAGGTGA
- a CDS encoding YchJ family protein, whose translation MLTPSCPCGTGASYDACCGPLLANREQASSPERLMRSRYTAHVVGDGNHLFRTWHPRTRPDDVTPDPATRWTGLEVVAAEGDTVEFVASWEGGSMHEVSRFEQRAGRWVYVDGDVT comes from the coding sequence GTGCTGACACCCTCCTGCCCGTGCGGGACCGGAGCGTCGTACGACGCCTGCTGCGGACCGCTGCTGGCCAACCGTGAGCAGGCCTCCTCGCCCGAGCGGCTGATGCGCTCGCGCTACACGGCCCACGTCGTGGGCGACGGCAACCACCTGTTCCGGACCTGGCACCCGCGGACCCGCCCCGACGACGTCACGCCCGACCCGGCGACCCGCTGGACCGGGCTCGAGGTCGTCGCGGCCGAGGGCGACACCGTCGAGTTCGTGGCGTCGTGGGAGGGCGGCTCGATGCACGAGGTCAGCCGGTTCGAGCAGCGCGCCGGGCGCTGGGTCTACGTCGACGGCGACGTCACCTGA
- a CDS encoding DinB family protein, whose amino-acid sequence MTIERPSPSYSDTEVGMLRSFLDHFRATVRLQASGLTARQLDQTLPPSDLTLGGMLKHLAFVEDYWFSYNLGAREPSAPWDTAPWDEDADWDWHSAAGADLAELDALLVAAIAHSDACLDAALAADPDLGRPVARPRDPAKGETATLRWVLVHMVEEYARHAGHADLIRQSIDGATDV is encoded by the coding sequence ATGACGATCGAGCGCCCGTCCCCGTCCTACAGCGACACCGAGGTCGGGATGCTCCGCTCCTTCCTCGACCACTTCCGGGCCACGGTCCGGCTGCAGGCGAGCGGCCTCACCGCCCGGCAGCTCGACCAGACGCTGCCGCCGAGCGACCTCACCCTGGGCGGGATGCTCAAGCACCTCGCCTTCGTGGAGGACTACTGGTTCTCCTACAACCTCGGCGCCCGCGAGCCGTCCGCGCCGTGGGACACCGCGCCCTGGGACGAGGACGCCGACTGGGACTGGCACAGCGCCGCCGGCGCCGACCTCGCCGAGCTCGACGCCCTGCTGGTCGCCGCCATCGCGCACTCCGACGCCTGCCTCGACGCGGCGCTGGCCGCCGACCCGGACCTCGGGCGCCCGGTCGCCCGTCCGCGCGACCCGGCGAAGGGCGAGACCGCCACCCTCCGATGGGTGCTGGTGCACATGGTCGAGGAGTACGCCCGCCACGCCGGTCACGCAGACCTGATCCGCCAGTCGATCGACGGCGCGACGGACGTCTGA
- a CDS encoding ATP-binding protein: MTQQQNDQRSAHPDASTVGQLRESGHQLKTLRQELRDNLLTRLAAGEDPWPGLHGFSETVIPQVERALLAGHDIVLLGERGQGKTRLLRSLVALLDEWTPVISGSELGEHPYEPITVTSQQAAATYGDDLRISWKHRDERYAEKLATPDTSVADLIGDVDPMKVAEGRHLGDPETIHFGLIPRSHRGIVAINELPDLAERIQVAMLNVMEERDIQIRGYILRLPLDVLVVASANPEDYTNRGRIITPLKDRFGAEIRTHYPRQVEEEIAVIEQEADLVAEVPAYLLEVLARFTRHLRDSQSVDQRSGVSARFAIAGAETIAAAALHRATTQGEEQAVARVVDLETAVDVLGGKIEFETGEEGRESEILTHLLRTAVAEAVRAHLAGIDLRLLVEAIEEGAMVSTGARVGARDFLAGLPVLGESDLYDEVCDRLGATNDGERAAALELALEGLYLARKIGKDTDAGETVYG, from the coding sequence GTGACCCAGCAGCAGAACGACCAGCGCAGCGCGCACCCCGATGCCAGCACCGTCGGCCAGCTCCGCGAGAGCGGCCACCAGCTCAAGACGCTCCGCCAGGAGCTCCGCGACAACCTCCTGACCCGGCTCGCCGCCGGCGAGGACCCGTGGCCGGGCCTCCACGGCTTCTCCGAGACCGTCATACCGCAGGTCGAGCGCGCCCTGCTCGCCGGGCACGACATCGTGCTCCTCGGCGAGCGTGGCCAGGGCAAGACCCGGCTGCTGCGCTCGCTGGTGGCCCTCCTCGACGAGTGGACGCCGGTGATCTCCGGCTCCGAGCTCGGCGAGCACCCCTACGAGCCGATCACCGTCACCTCGCAGCAGGCGGCGGCCACCTACGGCGACGACCTCCGCATCTCGTGGAAGCACCGCGACGAGCGGTACGCCGAGAAGCTGGCGACGCCGGACACGTCGGTCGCCGACCTCATCGGTGACGTCGACCCGATGAAGGTGGCCGAGGGTCGCCACCTCGGCGACCCGGAGACCATCCACTTCGGGCTGATCCCGCGCAGCCACCGCGGCATCGTCGCGATCAACGAGCTCCCCGACCTCGCCGAGCGGATCCAGGTCGCGATGCTCAACGTGATGGAGGAGCGCGACATCCAGATCCGCGGCTACATCCTGCGGCTGCCGCTCGACGTGCTCGTCGTGGCCAGCGCCAACCCGGAGGACTACACCAACCGCGGCCGCATCATCACCCCGCTGAAGGACCGCTTCGGCGCCGAGATCCGCACCCACTACCCGCGCCAGGTGGAGGAGGAGATCGCCGTCATCGAGCAGGAGGCCGACCTCGTCGCCGAGGTGCCGGCGTACCTCCTCGAGGTGCTCGCCCGCTTCACCCGCCACCTGCGCGACTCGCAGTCGGTCGACCAGCGCTCGGGCGTCAGCGCCCGCTTCGCGATCGCCGGTGCGGAGACCATCGCGGCCGCCGCCCTGCACCGCGCGACCACCCAGGGCGAGGAGCAGGCCGTGGCCCGCGTCGTCGACCTCGAGACCGCGGTCGACGTGCTCGGCGGCAAGATCGAGTTCGAGACCGGCGAGGAGGGACGCGAGTCCGAGATCCTCACCCACCTGCTCCGCACCGCGGTCGCCGAGGCCGTGCGCGCGCACCTGGCCGGCATCGACCTGCGGCTGCTCGTCGAGGCGATCGAGGAGGGCGCCATGGTGAGCACCGGCGCCCGCGTCGGTGCCCGTGACTTCCTGGCCGGCCTGCCCGTGCTGGGCGAGTCCGACCTCTACGACGAGGTCTGCGACCGGTTGGGCGCGACCAACGACGGCGAGCGCGCGGCCGCGCTGGAGCTCGCGCTGGAGGGGCTCTACCTCGCGCGCAAGATCGGCAAGGACACCGACGCCGGTGAGACCGTCTATGGCTAG
- a CDS encoding GNAT family N-acetyltransferase yields the protein MARSAAGGSVITLRPGTVEDIPSFVELGRAVVPPTYGPIDEAYAQRMLDEWWIPAVFEKSLARNRHLVAERDGEVAALATFGRLTESYRDFPDVTGEREVMWKLYVHPAHQGLGIGSRLLAEIEALVEGDELWLEVVDGNDRAVGFYEAHGFTEAERSADPRWPDDVWFKKVLG from the coding sequence ATGGCTAGGTCTGCTGCTGGGGGCTCCGTCATCACGCTGCGCCCGGGCACCGTCGAGGACATCCCGTCGTTCGTCGAGCTCGGCCGCGCCGTCGTGCCGCCGACCTACGGCCCCATCGACGAGGCCTACGCCCAGCGGATGCTCGACGAGTGGTGGATCCCGGCCGTCTTCGAGAAGTCGCTGGCCCGCAACCGGCACCTCGTGGCCGAGCGCGACGGCGAGGTCGCCGCGCTGGCCACCTTCGGTCGGCTCACCGAGTCCTACCGCGACTTCCCCGACGTCACCGGGGAGCGAGAGGTGATGTGGAAGCTCTACGTCCACCCCGCCCACCAGGGCCTCGGCATCGGCAGCCGGCTGCTCGCGGAGATCGAGGCACTGGTCGAGGGCGACGAGCTGTGGCTCGAGGTCGTCGACGGCAACGACCGGGCGGTCGGGTTCTACGAGGCGCACGGCTTCACCGAGGCCGAGCGGTCGGCGGATCCCCGCTGGCCGGACGACGTGTGGTTCAAGAAGGTGCTCGGATGA
- a CDS encoding VWA domain-containing protein, producing MSRFQKYDGGDPLAPPVDLAEALDAIGQDVMAGYSPERAMREFLRRGSSDQAGLDELARRVAEKRREILQRNNLDGTMQEVEQLLEKAVLAERGQLARDITMDDADRDFREMVLDNLPTSTPAAVSELASYDWQSSEAREAYEQIKDLLGRELLDQRFAGMKQALEGATEEDRQAVSEMLSDLNDLLEKHASEGVSDEEFADFMDKHGDFFPDAPQDMDELLDQLAQRAAAAQRMMNSMTPEQRQELMELSQQAFGSPQLMEQLARMDANLQSLRPGEDWSGSESFEGEQGMGLGDGTGALQDLAQLDALADQLAQSHHGARMDDVDLDALADQLGQDAAVSARTLQELERALRDSGYLKRGSDGELRLSPKAMRQLGKALLRDVADRMSGRSGARETRTTGLAGEPSGASRRWEFGSTEPWDVPRTITNAVLRQGGVAPVRIAVDDIEVTETEARTQAAVALLVDTSFSMAMDGRWVPMKRTALALHQLIRSRFRGDDLQLIAFGRHAQVMEIEELTALDARWDKGTNLHHGLLLANRFFRKHPNAQPVLLIVTDGEPTAHLEQDGEVWFAYPPHPLTIAQSVKELDASARLGAQVTFFRLGEDPGLARFIDSMARRVDGRMVSPELDDLGAAVVGSYLGSRGPASSYREQFGDWYGGGRGFWV from the coding sequence ATGAGCCGGTTCCAGAAGTACGACGGTGGCGACCCGCTGGCGCCCCCGGTCGACCTCGCCGAGGCGCTCGACGCCATCGGCCAGGACGTGATGGCCGGCTACTCGCCGGAGCGCGCGATGCGGGAGTTCCTGCGGCGTGGGAGCAGCGACCAGGCCGGGCTCGACGAGCTCGCCCGCCGGGTCGCGGAGAAGCGGCGCGAGATCCTCCAGCGCAACAACCTCGACGGCACCATGCAGGAGGTCGAGCAGCTGCTCGAGAAGGCCGTCCTCGCCGAGCGCGGGCAGCTCGCCCGCGACATCACGATGGACGACGCCGACCGCGACTTCCGCGAGATGGTCCTGGACAACCTGCCGACCTCCACGCCGGCCGCGGTGAGCGAGCTGGCGTCGTACGACTGGCAGTCCTCCGAGGCCCGCGAGGCCTACGAGCAGATCAAGGACCTGCTCGGCCGCGAGCTGCTCGACCAGCGCTTCGCCGGGATGAAGCAGGCGCTGGAGGGCGCGACCGAGGAGGACCGGCAGGCCGTCTCGGAGATGCTCTCCGACCTCAACGACCTGCTCGAGAAGCACGCGTCCGAGGGGGTCAGCGACGAGGAGTTCGCCGACTTCATGGACAAGCACGGCGACTTCTTCCCCGACGCACCGCAGGACATGGACGAGCTGCTCGACCAGCTCGCCCAGCGCGCCGCCGCGGCCCAGCGGATGATGAACTCGATGACGCCCGAGCAGCGCCAGGAGCTGATGGAGCTCTCGCAGCAGGCGTTCGGCTCCCCGCAGCTGATGGAGCAGCTCGCCCGGATGGACGCGAACCTCCAGTCGCTCCGGCCCGGCGAGGACTGGTCGGGATCGGAGAGCTTCGAGGGCGAGCAGGGAATGGGGCTCGGTGACGGCACCGGCGCCCTGCAGGACCTCGCCCAGCTCGACGCGCTCGCCGACCAGCTCGCCCAGTCGCACCACGGCGCCCGGATGGACGACGTCGACCTCGACGCGCTGGCCGACCAGCTCGGCCAGGACGCCGCCGTGTCGGCGAGGACGCTGCAGGAGCTCGAGCGCGCGCTGCGCGACAGCGGCTACCTCAAGCGGGGGTCCGACGGTGAGCTCCGGCTCTCCCCGAAGGCCATGCGGCAGCTCGGCAAGGCCCTGCTGCGTGACGTCGCGGACCGGATGAGCGGCCGCAGCGGCGCCCGCGAGACGCGGACCACGGGCCTGGCCGGCGAGCCGTCCGGCGCCAGCCGGCGCTGGGAGTTCGGCAGCACCGAGCCGTGGGACGTGCCACGCACGATCACCAACGCGGTCCTGCGCCAGGGCGGCGTCGCCCCCGTGCGCATCGCGGTCGACGACATCGAGGTGACCGAGACCGAGGCCCGCACCCAGGCGGCGGTCGCGCTGCTCGTGGACACGTCGTTCTCGATGGCGATGGACGGTCGGTGGGTGCCGATGAAGCGCACCGCGCTGGCGCTGCACCAGTTGATCCGCTCCCGCTTCCGCGGCGACGACCTCCAGCTGATCGCCTTCGGTCGGCACGCGCAGGTGATGGAGATCGAGGAGCTCACCGCGCTCGACGCTCGGTGGGACAAGGGCACCAACCTCCACCACGGGCTGCTGCTCGCCAACCGGTTCTTCCGCAAGCACCCCAACGCCCAACCGGTGCTCCTGATCGTCACCGACGGAGAGCCGACGGCCCACCTCGAGCAGGACGGCGAGGTCTGGTTCGCCTACCCGCCGCACCCGCTGACGATCGCCCAGTCGGTCAAGGAGCTCGACGCCTCCGCACGGCTCGGCGCCCAGGTCACGTTCTTCCGGCTCGGTGAGGACCCCGGCCTGGCCCGCTTCATCGACTCGATGGCCCGTCGGGTCGACGGCCGGATGGTCAGCCCCGAGCTCGACGACCTCGGGGCCGCGGTCGTCGGGTCCTACCTCGGCTCGCGCGGTCCGGCGTCGTCGTACCGCGAGCAGTTCGGTGACTGGTACGGCGGCGGGCGCGGGTTCTGGGTGTGA